ATGCGGGACATTGTTATTGGACAATAAGGCCATACAAATGGTGGAAAAATACGTGCATTGTGGAGGAAATAGCTGGTTCCAGACAGTGAGTATTATTGAGATTGGTTAAATATAGCTCTGTTTTCTGCCTTTGATATTGCCCAACATTTTGCAATTTCAAAGATATTAGACACACAATAACTACGAAACGCAATGTAGatatttgagaaaaatttcatCTGGCATTgataatgacgacaaaaataaacgatgataTCTGACTAATGTGACCTTGCAATAGCAACATGCaagttaaatgaaatgaagtaacagatttcccaacaaaatcttgaaaattgtaagatcaataaagaagtaatagaccctgTAATTATACTGAAATGGTGGCCGATTGTGAGAGATAAATATGACTGAAAAGGCAAATTGAAGTTTCCCATTTCTCAAGTTTTCGTCAATTTCCCAATTTCCCTAATTTACGCAAATTTTAATTGTGGAAAATTTGGGGAAATATGAGCAAACCTgtgaaaatacagaaaaaaagtcCTAAACATAGTCCCTAGATGGTCCGATGAATGCTAAAGATCACAGCCATAAACGtaaatttttccacaaaatgcCAACTTTTCATCAATTATAATTTCCAATGAAACAGTACACACCTTCACCTATTATGTCTGTGCCTAATACCGAAAATTGATCTAACCTCGTGACAATAATGTAGCAATTGGTCTCAATTGTATTAGCATAAATATCCGCCAAACTAATCAGAggatatcaaaataatttattcaactAAGTAATGCAATAATCTGCTGTTGTACATAATAATGATACTTATACACCAGTGTTATCGATTGAAAATTACAGCACATCAAATAATGTGAAACATGAGTATAATGCCGAGCCGATGTATGTATACATATGCTATGCATACTGCAGACTGTTATATCAGTTTTGTGTAATTCATTATTAAGGGAAAATTTCGTTTCCTATCACGACCAGCCAAACATTTTACAACATAAAGTCAAGTGATAGTTGCTCGTATTTAacacgaagaaaattttacttacGTTTGCATACTGAAAATTACAGCTTAAGGATGCGCAGTTTTAGAGAAACAGGTAGTTTGGTTTTGGTGGGTGGTTTGTCTAACTTCGTACAAAGGCAAATGAAAAGCACCTCTAATTTTGGGCATTTTGGTTTGCACGACCATTTTTCAGCCTGGATctttggtttttatttcgatCCCTCAGCTGtttgtcagtttttttttttttaattaaaagaataGATACTCCTGCTCCGACAGACAAACCTAATCTATTACCATGTATCTGTAGTCGATTCAATCGACTCGATTGTTACAATAAAAGTATAAAAGTTTTAGATTTTCCAAACAGTACATTCCTAAACGAAATACTTGGTAAAAGCCGGGAATATTTGTAAGCAATATACACTACACACAACCCATGAACATGACAGCGATGCAACTCGCGTTATATCAATATCCGCATAATCAACGACTTACAACTTCTATGGGTGGCTTATACACGagtaataataattgaaaatcaaacaatgcagaaaattaacttttcCTAAAACGTTTTCCATTCAATGGAAAACCGAAGGAAAACTGTATAGCAATTCGACATGACTGGTATCCTATAAAATGACAACAGAATTCGAATTGATGGGATAGATAGATTTTCGGATCAATATAAATGCTTTCAATGTGAAgtggaaggaaaaaaaaacttttgaaagcTTTCTTAACTCAGCAAGTGTTTTTAATGATTAATTAGTTATAATGTTGCtgtaagagaaaaaaaaaagtttcctgattttaaatggatttttcattaataagtaattcgattttaaagttttcgcGACGTCATCCCactttcaattattttgtagGTCGTTAGCATGACCTAAAAGAAGACATGTAACTTGGAAAAGATATCGAAGTTATGTTGCGAAattacaaacatttcaaaacaatttaagTTTCAGCAAGTTTCAAAGatatataaaaatgttcgGGAGATTCAGTTGTGGGGTCGTCCATGAAGGTTTCCCGGATTTCCCAAAAAGATACATCAATTTCTGatctaatgaaaattttaggcCGTTTCTCTTCACTTTCGCGTACGAATAGCATCTTACAGACTATTGCGTGTGCGATAGCATCTTAGATACtactgaaaattgaaaaataatacaCTAACCTTAGGTCAGTATTAGGGGTGATGTTTCTTCCTATCGCCTTAATTGTATTCATTCCACGTCTTTTACGTGAAGACTTTCACgtctttctttttatttcttatATATTCTACATGGACGAGTGAGTGCAACGGCACTCTTTACCTTTTTCCTGTTGAAAGCACAGAAAACGTTGTGCAACGAATAAAACTATAAAATGATAAGTACGTAAAGACTTTGTAGTTAAGAGGTATGGATGCTTCGCCGAAAAGCATaaatttgggcgttttttaaatactctatttgagattatttttgatgataacgaACACTTCATTCGGGCAATTTTTACTATTAACTATTTAACtatttttactgaaagctGACACATTCGTGGTCCTTATTGCGGTTgtgcatttttcaaaaacgattcTGGTGAAAAGATGTCTTCGAAAATAATacgaaacgcacaaatgtaggctacaattttagtcTCTTAAGGGATGGAAAAATTCACCTGTCAGCTAGTGACACCGACTACAATCGTACTGATTTCGGACTATTTAATATCCTATGACCTGAATTTGACATGCTCCTTACAATAGACCACGCCTTTACTATTTAAGACGAATTAACACAACGATAAATTTAGTCACTTTTTTAgatgacgctgcgttagaaagacttgagtgagaaagattttgaattttgaccgTACTCACGGCGTGAATTGAGAGTTGTGTTGATCCATCTTAAttataaattactatttatCGCTATGCTACACTTAGGACAGTTCGATGTTGTGAAGTGAAAAGCTCGGAATGAGTATTGTCCATTTGCCTCGGGATATATGTTAAGACGTTTGCTCTTGAAGACGTCCCCTACGCAGGAAAGTCTTTTAAGGAAGCTTGCTATAGTAAAGTTATATGAAAAATAGAAACCATTTCTCAATCTTGCATTATTTTCTCGTTTTTAGTTGAACGACTTTATGAGAATAACACACAtcaaagtaaaagtaaactttTGTATTGCAGAACTTCAACGTTTGGTCGAATGATTCCAGCTGACTCAGGAGCTTTACTAATAATTGGTTCTTTTAAAAAGCGGTTTCCTGATCCGGATTTTAAGGTAAagagaaactttttttattatgttcTTCGGCTTCGAACTTTTCACATTATTGTGCACAACTTCCGACTGCGAAGGAAACGAtgtaaaatccaattttatgtgtttacacgcatgaataaatttatggaaaagaaaaattattttcatataagtaaatggaaaataaagaTACGGAAGACTTTGAtttcttatttcattgattttttttatcggatATTAAATAGAGATGTTGCAGTAATTGCTCCTTTATGtatccaatttttgtttcacaatttttttagctGTACCTATCATCGAATGTAAGCATATCGGATTATAACATGGGGTaatcatttaaaattctttttctttctttaaatatttcaaatattgataataattccaaaattatcGTTAAAAGTTATTGCTTGACTGGCACATTGGAACGTGGCTGCAAACGaacgaataattttcaaatatcacATTTTGCTGTTATACGCAGACGGTGGCCAATGGTCGACGATGTTAAATCTTAAGTTTGTGTTCTAGTTTAGCAAATGTTTAAATGATACAAAGCGATAGTTTGAGCTTCGTAATATGAAAAAGATAAATGTTCGGTTATTTGATGGAAGGGTGTAGTGACCTAGTTATGCAGACCTTTTATTAGAAGTTTTTTGAGTAACCTCTTGCTGCAAGGTAGAGGTGATGCCGTCCcagaatttaaaaagaaaatgaccAATCTCTACAAATGAAAAGTCTTTTCAACTGGTCACAGACTGTTTCAGCTAAGCATTAGGCGAACGTACAAACATGGATGTTACATACGTACACGTATCAGAATTATACTTTCTTGTTTATCACCTGAATGACAGAGCTGATGCAAGCTAAGATTGGTTTCTGAAAGTCtgtaaatggaaatgaaaacaaactCAATTTAATTATTGCAACGAATTTAgactaaattaatttgattactTTGAAGAGATGGTATTAACAATACTCTTGCCATTTCCTGTTCACGGCACTGACGATAAAGATAAGCGATGTACTTTCCCTACTTACATATTAAAATGTTCATAGGTTCAAACCAAGGAATTAAAAGATTATGTTCAAGTCTGTTGAGAAATTTCGATCAATAGAATTAAaaagattcgataattatatTGGTGGAATTCTTGCCGTCGCGTCGGTGAAAGTTTATTGTTTGTATAACTTGAAAGATCAGCAAATATCAGTTAATCAGTTTTGCTGAATTTGTACCCTGCTTCAATGATTAcgtgaagaatattttcggttcgcATGGATAGGAAATAGACCAGAATACGTTTGATTCTGCTTCGTAATTCATTGATTCGGAACCCCTCAAACTCACGAGTATTTTGTCGAGAAACCTGCTTCGGTAACGGTTTTTCGACAACTGTGGTTgtatacctcgccttcggctcgtatATAGAAACTTTACATTTGTCGAAAAGACAACTACCGCAACTTGTTGCTCAAAATACacaattgtttgtttttttgttccgAAActgttacctcatgtaatgagtTACTTTTGCAGCATCTAATCTACTATTTCGTGAAGATTTGACTTAGTTGGTGAGTTATAATATTTGTAACTTGCACAATGTTCTTTCTCAAAAGAGTCCTTCTTTGCGACATTTATGCATATATTGACGTTGAAATTCCCAGGGAAAGGCTATAGATTTATTAAGTTAGAGGCTCTGGTCGTCTGTACTCGTCAGCAACGGGAAAACAAACGATTAGTTTATGTCAGACctctggatttttttttagaaatggttatttgtgtacctgttttggacgattgattttaggcaatttcgcggattgtaggccgaacgaagtgaggcttacaagcgaaagtgccttaaatcaaccgtcccaaacaggtgcacatgtaagttttcatgcagagggccggaaacccgagaaaattcgaaaaattgccctcattttcggccccgaagcatgaaaaacatttttccaatttttccaaaattttcacacTTTCTGCCCTCATTTTCCCAcattgaaaaaacaatttttgaaggAAATACAGTTTGTTCACCTCAAGAAACCACAATTTTTTATCAGAGGTTCAAATGTCATGGATGTTCTCAgtcaataaattcattccCAGTGTTTAATTATTTGGCGCAAAATTAGCATCCGCTAAggcattttcaaattttcctccaaaatatcataaaccTGGAAACACTTAATTGACTGTATGGAAAATCCTTAGGAAAAGCGAGAAAACTtaggaaaaattggtaaaaaatgataaaacgtTTACATGATTTTTTGCGTATCTGTTTCCAACGTATGATTGTAGGCActcacaaaattgaaaaatatctgTCTACAAAACAGACACGTAAAGAACTACAGTGTTTCAACTATTATTGAAATTACTTAGAGCAAAAGATCCTGAAAATATACTTGCTGCAAAATCCAAATGACCAAGAATTCTAAAAGGCACTACACACTAACGGGCACTAAATAAAACcatattttgtattgaaatgtttttaacttttaaaattgttgatgTCAATTCTATTATACTTTCTCTGTGTTATACGAATCTGTAATctatactaaaaaaaaacaattgttgTTGTATTCATGTAATTTAAGAGACAATGGGTAAATgttaattcataaaaaagaaaatcatcggCGTTAAATCATTGTGTATTGAAATATAAAGTGATCTCTTTCCGCTCTTATATATTTATGTATTTAAGTAACATCAAAACTTATGAAATTTAAgctcaaaatgtaaatttaaatatatttttgaaaaagaaaatgaaaataaattgtaaaattaaaaaataaaataaatttcctgcCAACCGTTTTTTATGACGATAACCGAAGCTTAATGTTATTACGaatcataaatttattcaaatcaaaTCCATCCAATTTTTACAGagtaaaaaccaaaaaagaaggaaaactaatttactttttaattaaacttagatgaatacaaaatattattttcatgatATAAACTAACATAGTACGGCTCTTACAGTAACACAGTAATATACGATAAAATTGAAGTGAATTTTAACATCAAACTAAGAAATGGGTAGCCGCTTGAGAATAAATATAAGTTTTACTTAAATTATGAAGTCGCGTGATTTTTTATGTAGCCATCTTATTAACCGTTTGGTAACGACTCTCTAATCTAATCAATTatcaacaacaacgacaaacatTTGAAAGTAGAAGAATAATACCAAAGGCTGTGAACAGCCGTGAAA
This region of Bradysia coprophila strain Holo2 chromosome IV, BU_Bcop_v1, whole genome shotgun sequence genomic DNA includes:
- the LOC119066116 gene encoding uncharacterized protein LOC119066116, giving the protein MFNAPPSPSKIGCCALRRTPPRPPQEIYFESRGKCCKKLLRYNGYPNKILLYPEEGWARNAGHCYWTIRPYKWWKNTCIVEEIAGSRQTSTFGRMIPADSGALLIIGSFKKRFPDPDFKLYLSSNVSISDYNMGYCLTGTLERGCKRTNNFQISHFAVIRRRWPMVDDVKS